A part of Leptospira neocaledonica genomic DNA contains:
- a CDS encoding glycosyltransferase family 2 protein has product MPAKPPLLSLVIPVYNEEKTIPELVKRLRGLLSILKEKQRFGKEDAEILFVNDGSRDGTFDVLKKFCEREPGFFLLNLSRNYGHQLAITAGIDTARGETVAVMDGDLQDPPEFVADLYAKMSEGYDVVYARRKKREGESFFKLITAHVFYRILKKITRFDIPIDTGDFRIMSRRVTDVLVSMREQHRYIRGLIAWIGFKQTGLEYDRDERFDGETKFSVSKMLKFALDGITSFSSAPLKFSSYLGFASAFFGALYTVYILYLKLFTDNTIQGWTSVMIVVLVLGGIQLIALGMIGEYLSRVNDQSKNRPLYVIEKIYSVRPKSKK; this is encoded by the coding sequence ATGCCCGCTAAGCCCCCTCTTTTATCCCTAGTCATTCCCGTTTATAACGAGGAAAAAACCATCCCCGAACTCGTGAAAAGACTCCGGGGCCTACTCAGTATCTTAAAAGAAAAACAACGCTTCGGAAAAGAAGATGCAGAAATTCTTTTTGTAAACGACGGTTCAAGAGACGGGACCTTCGATGTATTAAAAAAATTCTGCGAAAGAGAGCCAGGTTTTTTTCTTCTGAACTTATCCAGAAATTACGGACACCAATTGGCGATTACTGCAGGGATCGATACTGCAAGAGGTGAAACTGTCGCCGTTATGGACGGAGACTTACAAGATCCCCCGGAGTTCGTCGCCGATCTCTACGCAAAAATGTCGGAAGGTTACGATGTCGTTTATGCGAGAAGAAAGAAAAGAGAGGGTGAGTCTTTTTTCAAGCTCATCACAGCTCACGTATTTTATAGGATTCTAAAAAAAATCACTCGATTCGATATCCCGATCGATACCGGAGATTTCAGGATCATGAGCAGAAGGGTGACTGATGTTCTAGTATCCATGAGAGAACAACATCGTTATATCCGAGGACTCATCGCTTGGATCGGTTTCAAACAAACAGGTTTGGAATATGATCGCGACGAACGTTTTGACGGAGAAACCAAGTTTTCCGTCAGCAAAATGTTAAAGTTTGCATTGGACGGGATCACTTCCTTCTCTTCTGCTCCGCTCAAATTTTCCTCTTATTTAGGATTTGCTTCCGCGTTTTTCGGTGCATTGTACACGGTTTATATTCTTTATTTAAAACTGTTTACTGATAATACCATCCAAGGCTGGACCTCGGTCATGATCGTTGTTCTGGTATTAGGCGGGATCCAGCTTATCGCATTAGGTATGATAGGTGAATATTTAAGCAGAGTAAACGATCAATCCAAGAACCGTCCTCTCTATGTGATCGAAAAGATCTACTCGGTAAGACCAAAAAGTAAAAAATGA
- a CDS encoding STAS domain-containing protein, whose product MKIKVTTKNDVHIIKIEGPIKAGNEFELGQKIEEYISKGDVPKFIIDLKKVPFINSAGLGMFLNIYKHIDGLKGRMVFTNLNNDIENLMEITKLASIFEIYKTLEEAIESFEY is encoded by the coding sequence ATGAAAATCAAAGTCACCACTAAAAACGACGTTCACATCATCAAGATCGAAGGCCCGATTAAAGCGGGTAATGAATTCGAACTTGGTCAAAAAATCGAGGAGTATATCTCGAAAGGTGACGTTCCAAAGTTTATCATCGACCTGAAAAAAGTTCCTTTCATCAACTCAGCCGGTTTGGGGATGTTTCTTAACATCTACAAGCATATCGACGGCTTGAAGGGTCGCATGGTATTTACCAATTTGAATAATGATATCGAAAATTTAATGGAGATTACAAAGTTAGCTAGCATTTTCGAGATCTACAAAACGCTGGAAGAGGCTATCGAATCCTTCGAGTACTAG
- a CDS encoding LIC_11026 family protein, producing the protein MASEFLQYLKKKKLRLGIIAGIFLFYHLLFNSITGQILFDKIASSVFAGKFEANVRSFSPIYGFRFTDLKLYPTTDWDEKPVMTAKELGISYNLPLIILGRLKISKISIHGLELDLQQRGNLWNISSVFPPSEKEEIPVEKSEPLTEIRTYFPVSAFLELDLKDINVRVNSENGSKSYSAGLEGLELGFLLDTNRFTRIPFDLKILDLIDEFQVKLNPENQIKLRFQDSSGGLDHPFRCTWIWEREEGSKSGFHSKLDLGSEKIPIRIANRVSAPFGFSLKYDIDVSPEKKELLLKNLEWKVGEDTWLEGSGKISDFASDSGKVNLAIQKSRIRLAPLSDFLHSLGFDFFSMSGEASLAPILAEGSWDNLRVLGEVRGNGLDFRIGKKRHSVPMFNLDWDVRIDPQNEKDSGPKVPLPWMRSFTFKNLKVIYNEILLEGNLNYSQAEGPNLNLKLDNFGLGDYLKGYSGKFSAELSALGKDFSQLDAGLKLKAKGFRFPMDRGSSGNIYLEGGLKAIFNFPKKAWGLEEILVSNLGLRAFSAEGDSAAKLETGGRIGLGEPFVLDLKKARLDLDLEQLVPLLPLSLRETLIPVRNQVGKKIGLDGDFYYSLGNHGQNIQGSLGVDLPGMNLRDGKLSLDLKMIGSPSSKIKIDKLELSAFSQKLRLGMNGELNKAGKNGPSPSMGEFVPNLKGEFKLLSPKESGLVKGLFFQGEASIGFNWYGSIIQGNLISKNSNVLLQSGVCPGYDCKLYRIDGWNANVPFTHDLSVKETKNLIEGNKRKFVMNYGRTPAPNFTIRQIIGNHPSLKGTPFEYSRPKADSPGLSANLEYSENYLRMDYLKVYTLDGEIWGKDMIVNVGSGDPEKMEYSVSLRVKDIDLKQLLPAKTQAKIDDGKVKADLNLWGRNLGDPVPNLNLFFSIYQIGNDFGKSAINIFAPSNILTDFIYGSYAVDKIELELSKGLVYAVILFKRSILGTIIQLENNQVSQQRMPLANFLKRAQNEIETFNQ; encoded by the coding sequence TTGGCTTCCGAGTTTCTACAGTATTTGAAAAAGAAAAAGCTCCGCCTTGGGATCATTGCGGGGATTTTTCTCTTCTATCATCTCCTTTTCAACTCAATCACAGGACAGATTCTATTCGATAAAATTGCCTCATCCGTTTTTGCGGGGAAGTTCGAGGCGAATGTCCGAAGTTTTTCTCCCATCTACGGATTCAGGTTCACTGACCTAAAATTATATCCCACAACCGACTGGGACGAGAAGCCTGTAATGACCGCTAAAGAACTCGGGATCTCTTATAATCTTCCTCTTATTATCTTAGGAAGATTAAAAATTTCCAAAATTTCCATCCACGGATTGGAGTTGGACCTCCAACAAAGAGGAAACCTTTGGAATATCTCCTCCGTTTTTCCTCCTAGCGAAAAGGAAGAAATACCTGTGGAAAAAAGTGAACCTCTTACTGAGATCCGCACCTATTTTCCAGTGAGTGCATTCTTAGAATTGGACCTAAAAGACATCAATGTTCGAGTGAATTCAGAAAACGGTTCCAAGTCTTACTCTGCAGGGTTGGAAGGATTAGAACTTGGATTTCTTTTGGATACGAATCGTTTTACTCGGATCCCATTCGATCTGAAAATTTTGGATCTTATAGACGAGTTCCAAGTGAAATTGAATCCGGAGAATCAGATAAAACTTAGATTTCAAGATTCTTCCGGAGGACTAGACCATCCATTTAGATGTACATGGATTTGGGAAAGGGAAGAAGGTTCTAAATCAGGATTTCATTCCAAGCTCGACCTCGGCTCAGAAAAAATACCGATACGAATTGCTAATAGGGTCAGTGCTCCTTTCGGCTTTTCATTAAAATACGATATAGATGTTTCTCCTGAGAAGAAGGAACTCCTACTTAAAAATTTAGAATGGAAAGTGGGAGAAGATACCTGGTTAGAAGGAAGTGGAAAAATTTCCGACTTCGCTTCGGATTCAGGAAAAGTGAATCTTGCCATCCAAAAATCCAGGATAAGGCTCGCACCTTTATCAGATTTTTTGCATAGTCTTGGGTTTGATTTTTTTTCCATGAGTGGAGAGGCAAGTCTTGCTCCGATCTTGGCGGAAGGCAGTTGGGACAATCTAAGAGTTCTAGGAGAAGTTAGAGGAAACGGATTAGATTTCAGGATCGGTAAAAAAAGACATTCTGTTCCCATGTTCAATTTGGATTGGGATGTTCGGATCGATCCACAAAATGAAAAAGATTCCGGACCCAAGGTCCCACTTCCTTGGATGAGATCTTTTACATTCAAAAATTTAAAAGTAATATATAATGAAATTCTGTTGGAAGGAAATCTGAATTATTCTCAGGCCGAAGGCCCGAATTTAAATCTGAAATTGGATAATTTTGGGCTCGGGGATTATCTAAAAGGTTATTCCGGAAAATTCTCCGCTGAACTTTCAGCCCTAGGAAAAGATTTTTCTCAACTGGATGCCGGCTTAAAATTAAAAGCCAAAGGTTTTAGATTCCCGATGGATAGGGGTAGCTCCGGAAATATCTATCTGGAGGGAGGCCTAAAAGCTATATTCAATTTTCCTAAAAAAGCCTGGGGGCTGGAGGAAATTTTAGTATCCAATCTAGGCCTACGGGCCTTCTCCGCTGAAGGAGATTCCGCGGCAAAATTGGAAACAGGTGGAAGGATCGGACTTGGAGAACCTTTCGTCTTGGATCTGAAAAAAGCGAGATTGGATTTGGACTTAGAACAGCTCGTCCCACTTCTTCCTTTGTCTCTACGAGAAACATTAATCCCAGTCAGAAACCAAGTAGGTAAGAAGATAGGACTAGACGGAGACTTTTATTATTCACTAGGGAATCACGGACAAAATATCCAAGGAAGTCTTGGAGTAGACTTGCCTGGAATGAATCTCCGAGACGGAAAACTTTCTTTAGATCTAAAGATGATCGGAAGTCCAAGTTCTAAAATTAAAATAGATAAACTCGAGTTAAGTGCATTCTCCCAAAAATTACGTTTGGGGATGAATGGAGAATTAAACAAAGCCGGCAAGAACGGACCTTCGCCTTCTATGGGAGAGTTTGTTCCGAATTTAAAAGGAGAATTTAAACTTTTATCTCCTAAAGAAAGTGGGTTGGTTAAGGGATTGTTTTTCCAGGGGGAGGCTTCGATCGGGTTTAATTGGTATGGAAGTATTATTCAGGGAAATTTAATATCTAAAAATTCTAATGTACTTCTGCAAAGTGGGGTCTGCCCCGGTTACGATTGTAAACTATATCGGATCGATGGATGGAATGCAAATGTTCCTTTTACCCATGATCTCTCCGTAAAAGAGACCAAAAATCTGATCGAGGGTAACAAAAGAAAGTTCGTAATGAATTACGGCCGCACCCCGGCTCCCAATTTTACGATCCGACAGATCATAGGAAATCATCCTTCTTTAAAAGGAACACCTTTCGAATACAGTAGACCTAAAGCGGATTCTCCAGGTCTTTCTGCTAACCTGGAATATTCGGAAAATTATTTACGAATGGATTATCTCAAAGTATATACTCTGGACGGAGAAATTTGGGGTAAGGATATGATCGTTAACGTGGGCTCCGGCGACCCTGAGAAAATGGAATATTCGGTTTCCTTGAGAGTTAAGGATATAGATCTAAAACAATTGCTCCCGGCAAAAACTCAGGCCAAGATAGATGATGGAAAAGTGAAAGCGGATCTCAATCTTTGGGGAAGGAATCTGGGAGATCCCGTGCCCAACTTAAATTTATTTTTTAGTATCTATCAGATCGGGAACGATTTCGGAAAAAGTGCGATCAATATTTTTGCACCTTCCAATATACTCACTGATTTTATCTACGGAAGTTATGCAGTGGATAAGATAGAATTGGAATTGTCAAAAGGTTTGGTATACGCGGTTATCTTATTCAAACGTTCCATTTTAGGAACGATCATCCAGTTGGAAAATAACCAGGTATCCCAGCAAAGAATGCCTTTGGCAAACTTTCTCAAACGTGCCCAAAACGAGATCGAAACTTTTAATCAGTAA
- a CDS encoding DUF1318 domain-containing protein: MKNIPKSIIILFAIFPLFVYCPIKAPPITFTQTQTAAEKQMLGEDRNLEKDGWLIASIKTSSSGSEIWERDLIKEEFGNASDNQFYMALRILAYLARELREYRSLGVLAEGLDGKVRWNPKIREAGVDKISQDPKQKSRIDDIVKLTNENREIVIKEKLKKAFGDPNRNLAEKEKVSIKESIQTTWLRSVDIGEYYEASVGNWKKKE; the protein is encoded by the coding sequence ATGAAGAATATTCCAAAATCCATTATTATTCTTTTTGCAATCTTTCCCTTATTCGTGTATTGCCCGATCAAGGCTCCACCCATCACGTTCACTCAAACTCAAACTGCTGCAGAAAAGCAAATGTTAGGAGAGGATCGAAATCTAGAAAAAGACGGATGGCTCATCGCATCTATCAAAACTTCTTCTTCCGGTTCCGAAATCTGGGAAAGGGATCTGATCAAAGAAGAATTCGGGAATGCCAGTGATAACCAATTTTATATGGCACTTCGTATTCTAGCATATTTAGCAAGAGAGTTAAGAGAATATAGAAGTCTCGGAGTATTGGCAGAAGGGCTGGACGGAAAAGTCAGATGGAATCCTAAGATCAGAGAAGCAGGCGTGGATAAGATTTCCCAAGATCCAAAACAAAAATCTCGTATAGATGATATTGTTAAACTAACGAATGAAAATAGAGAGATCGTAATTAAGGAAAAGCTAAAGAAGGCGTTTGGCGATCCGAATCGCAACTTGGCTGAAAAAGAAAAAGTTTCGATCAAGGAAAGTATCCAAACCACCTGGCTTCGTTCAGTAGATATAGGAGAATATTACGAGGCTTCCGTCGGGAATTGGAAAAAGAAGGAATAA